The segment GGCCCTGCGCAAGCCGGTAGGTCAGCGCGATTGGCCAGCCCTCAGTCCGTACGCCCGACGCTCGTCGACTTGGGCGCGCGCAAGACGGAACAAGCTACCTTCACTATGATCCTAGGTAATTCTAACGCATCAGACGTGCAGTAGAAAGCCGTCGTGCACAGCGGGGTGTGGGATCTCCGACGCCAACTGCACGTTATGATCGAAATGGGTGTCTGTTGGGAGCGCGGCGGCAGGCTGGAAATGTGAGGCCAATGCATTGCTGAGACTTACCGGTACAGGCTGCGAGGACGCAACGGCGAAATTGAATCCGTCTGCCGGTGGATCGATGACGAGCGTGCCTCCCTTTCCATCACTCGAGAGATTGAACGTGGAATGGGTATAGTCGCCGACCAGCGTCAGCTTTGCGACATGGTTCTGCGCGTCCGAAACCGTCAGCACACCGCCCGATGTATTGCCCGCGTAGGAGACCTGCGTTCCCGTTCCGAACGAGATGTCCCGCAGATCAAGAATGTCCGAATGCGCAGAGCTGCCGTCACCAGTCAGACCGTAGATCTTTCCCGTAAACTGCGTCGCATGATCTAGCACCAACGTACCGGTCTCACTGGCGAACGTGATCGAGCCCGAAACCCCGCCCGTCAATTCGAGCGTCGCGCCTGCTTCGATTTTCACCGCCTGGCTCATGTTGGTGAGGTCGAGGACAACTTTGCCGGAGATGTCCAACACACTCGATGCCGTGTTGATCACTCCGTCACCATTGAGGTCCTGATGCATCACGGTCTCGATCGCCTTCAAGGCGTCGCCCGTTCCAGAAACATTGCTGAGGAGATTGGAGGTGAAGTTGCCGTTGCTGTCGGTGGCCCACACCGTGTAGGCCCCAGTATAAATGTTCTTCCAGGCAACGTCGTAGCCGCTGGAGGTCGCCTCCGCCCCGATCGCCGTCCACGTGCTGGTGGGCCCCATTGCATAGGCAGCGCCGCCGGATTTCAACACGACTTCGGTGCTGCCTGAAGACAGATGCAAATAATTGCCGGACTGTGTCAGGCTCGTTGTGCCGGCGCTCTCCAGCAAACCGGCCGTCGTCCCCGATGTTGTGCCGGAGGTATCAGCAGTGCCAGCGTTGACAGCTGCACCGGATATCCCGGACGACGTAGCGGAATGTGATCCGATCACACCGTCGCCATTAAGGTCCTGCTGAAATAGCGTCTCGATGGACTGCAACGATGCACTCGTTCCCGAGACATTGCTCAGCAAATTGGAGGTGAAGTTACCGTTACTGTCAGTGGTCCACACCGTGTAGGCGCCGGTGATAATGTTCTTCCAGGCAACGTCGAAGCCGCTCGAGGTGGCCTCCACCGCGATCGGCTTCCAGGTGCTGGTCGGCCCCATCAGATAGGCCGTACCATTGGACTTCAGCAACACATCGGTGCCGCCCGATGATATCCAGAGGCGGTTGCTGGCCTGCGTTAGGCTAGCATTGCCGATGCCGTCGATTAGCGTCCCCACGATCGGATCGAGCGCGGCTGAAGGACCGCTCACATTTCCTGCGACATCCGTCGCAGTTGCTGTGAAGGCATGCGCTCCGTGGGTGAGCGCGCTTGTGGTGACGCTCCAAGCTCCGTTCGAGGCCGTCACCGCCGTACCCAACAGTGTGCTGCCCTCGTACAGCTTGATTGTGCTGCCTGCCTCGGCCGTTCCCGAGACAACCACCTTGTTGCCGGCGGTGAGCGTATCCGAGATCAGCGCCGGCGCTTTCGGCGCGGTCGTATCGATAGTCACCTTCACAGAGCTAGACACCACGCTGACATTGCCAGCTGCGTCAACCGCCTGCCCGGTGAAACTATGGGCACCATCAGTCAAGATACCAGTCGTAAACGACCAATTGCCCTTGCTGTCGACCGTAGCGGTGCCGATCTGCGTCGCGCCGTCGAACACCAGCACCTTACTACCGGCCTCCGCGGTTCCCTGCAGCGTCTGCTGGTTGGCTTTGGTGATGCCGTCGCCCGCAACACCGGTGTCCGATGAGAACGACGCAATACTCGGCGCGGCAGGCGGAGTGATATCGGCGCCCGGGTCTCCCGAAGCATTCCCGGTACCGATCTGAATGACGAGCGGATGATCAGTCAGAGAAACGTGAATCTGCGAGACATTGGTATATGTCGCAATCGGGCTGCTGCCGACCAGAGGATCGTAGACATAGACGACGGCATACGATTTTCCGAGATTGACCGTTACGTCGCTGGTCGGGGACGCGATCTCCTTCTGCTTGGTCGGATCCCAGATGACGTGCTCATCCCACAGCACCAGGTCGAACGTACCATTGTGCTTCTCCAACAAGAGCTGCTGGGCACTCGTCGGCAGATTGTCGAGACTGTAGCCCAGAGTTCCGGGCGTGAAAGGCTGCGACGCGCTGGGATCATTCAGAATTGTCGTGAGATTGTGTATTGCAGTGGCCACCAGCTTCGGGCTGCCGTCGTTGTTGAACAAGCCGAAATGCGCTTCCTTGTCGGTGAACTTCGGATCGGCCGCTTCATCGAAGAGCTCATACAGGAAAGTTTGCGCGACGCCGCTCTTGAAGGCGTCCATCAAGGTATCGAGCGTATACTTCGCCTGTACCGTCTGATCGACGCCGCTCATCGTATCGCTGGTCATCGTATCGTAGCCCGTCTCAGTGAAGATGACGGGCAAGCCGGCAGCATCCCACTGCGCGATCTTGATGTCGTTCTGAATGACCTGGTTCGGCGTCGTGCCGCTCCATACATAGGCGTGGATATTGGCGTAGTCGGCAGAAGACGACAGATTTCCAACCTGGCTATAGTTGGCGCTGTTCGACTGAGACAGCGTGAGGTTATAGACCGGCACGTCTTTCAAGGCCGAATCGGCCTGAACGCCGGCGAACAATGCGCGCTGGAATGCAGCCGCGCTCGATAACGACGAACTGCCATTGTAGGTGAAGGTCTGGATATCGACCTCGTTGGGGCCTTCGATACCGATCAACTGCCCCGGATGCGCTGCGACAAACGCATCGAGCTGTTTGAGGAATGTAGCTGGGTCAGTCCCCTGGGGCGTCAAGAAGTCGAACTTGATGCCGTCACTCGCCAACTGGGAATAGGCCGCCTGAGCATGTGCCGTCGAGAACATGCTGCCGTCGCGAACGCTCGAGACTCCGAGATACGCAAGCGAGCTCTCAACTAGGCCGACATTCTCGTACACCGTCCAGTTGCCCAGGTGAGTATTGACGCCAATCGACTGCACGAATTTGCTGGCGTCGATCGCGGTGACGTTTGATATGGCGGTTGTCATCTTATGGCCCTGCAGCGACGACCAGGATGGTTGTCGCGTCGAGGGCAAGCTAGCGGACATGAATTTCAACCAACTAAACGCGCGGTTCCCATTTTTACCGACGAAGGGATGTCAAAGTCGATTAGTTATTTCAATCGATTTTTAAGAAACTCGAAAATGCTTGCAGAATCAGCCCAGATTCTTTGCTCTGTTGCCTCCGCGGAGCGAGGATAAGTGGGATTCCCGTGCAAATACGGTATCGATGTTCGGCGAATTGGCCGCCCCTAAGGGACCGCCCAACCAGGCCGCGCATCGCGGCGCCCGCCGCCTTGAGATGAATCACTCTCCTAGCGCTATTTCTGCGCGTTATTTGACGCCTGTGAACCAGTGCGCACATCGTCGGCACGACGCGGGCGACCAGGAAGGGCCTCGTAGTTTTTGAATATCAGAATTCACATCGAGAGGAAAATTTATCGCCCACTTTCGCAACGGGGGTGCTGGCAAGAGACGACGATTTCACTCCGACGGCCCTGTTGCCGCTTCCATCGTCCGGCCGCATATTCTAATAATGTGCTTGGTAAAAAATCCGAGCAAGTTTGATCTAACTATCACGTCCGGTAGTAAGCATGCGCGTCGTTCACATTATGGCTGACGGAAATCCCGGTGGAGGGCCAGCCGTCGTGGATACGCTGTGCGCCGGGATGGCTTCGAATGGCGTGGAAGCTACCGTCGTCACTCAGACTGGAAGTTACTTTTTCGAGCACGCCCGCGCCAAGGGATGGAAGGCGTTCGGGCTCGACTTCAGCAGCCGAAAAAGCATCATCAAAATTTCTCGCGAGATTTTGAAGTTACTCGAGCGCGAGGCTCCGGACATCGTTCACGCCCATGGCGCGCGATCTGCGTTGCCGGTATCTCTAGTGCCACGGGCCAGGCGCCCAGCCTTTGCTTACACTATCCACGGCTTCCACTACGATCGGAAGGGCTTTGCTAGCCGACAGATTTTCAAGCTGGTGGAAAGATTATGTATCGGATGCGCGGATCAAATCATTCTTGTCGGCAAGGCAGATGAGGCCTTTGCCCATAAGGAAGGCCTTATCAACGACAGGCAGCGTTGGAGTCAGGTCTATAACGGCGTGGAGTTGCCACCGGGCGGTGACGTGTTACGGCCCGCCGAATTCGACGTCGCGTTCGTTGGACGACTGCACCCTCAGAAGAACCCGCTCGCGCTACCCGCGATTCTCTCTGCGATGAACCGGCCCGATGTAAAGATGCTGATAGTTGGCGGCGGTGAGCTCGAAACCGCATTGCGCGATTCAATCGGGAGGCTCGGAATTGTGTCCCAGGTTACGATGACTGGCACCAAATCGCGGATCGAGGCACTTGATCTGATGTCCAGGGCCCGTGTTTTTGTTTTGCCATCGCTGTGGGAAGGTGTGCCTGTTTCGATAGTCGAGGCGATGAAGCTTAAAGTACCCGTCGTTGCGTCAAGAATCGCAGGTAATCAGGAAATCGTCCGCCATGGACAAACCGGTCTTCTCGCGGATCCACACTCCCCGGAGGAATTCGCTAGACAAATCTCGTTGCTGTTGGACTCGCCCGAGCTTGTAAAGTCTCTCACGGAGCGAGCCGCTTCATTCGCGTCGACGACCTTCTCCGTCGAAAGCCAAATCGCAGCGCATTTTCGAATTTACGAAGACGCGATCCGGCGACACAACAGCGGTCGCACCTGAGTAACACCACGAACTAAAGGCGGCCTCGCAACTGTTCTACCAGACCGGGCGCGAGGTCAGGATTTTTCCATAGATCTTGCAGCGCGGCTGCAATCTCAACCCTAGGCGACCAGCCGAATTCAACCTGAATCCTTGCGATATTTGCTTGCAAGAACGGCCGGTCAACCGATCGGGCCCGCGAAACATCATGTTCGACAGCGATCGGAAGTCCGGTGAGCAATCGCAGTTGGTCCAGAAGCATCGAGACCGAATACTGCTTTCCGGTACCGAGGTTGACGAGTTTCGTCTCCCCGGCAGGGATATCGCCGTACAGGGCTACTCGCTCGAAACCCTCCGCCGCATCCTCGACGTGGATGTAGTCACGTTGAGGCCAGACATTTCCAAGCTTGATCGTAGTGGAGCCGGATTTCAGCTGATACACGATTTCAGGCAAAATGTGGGGGCTAGTCTCCCCCGGGCCAATTACGTTGAACAGCCGGACGATGGCACCACAAAGCCCCCTCTGCCGGACGAAGTAACGGACATATTGCTCGGCTTGCAGCTTCGTGAGACCGTACACATCGGCCGGCGCCACTACCGAATTAAGTTCGTCGTGCGGTGAATTGTCGGGCTGATAGACGGCACCACTGCTGGCGAAAACAAAACGCGCGCCCTCTGGACAGGCGCGGAGAAGATTCATCGTTCCGAGAACATTAACTTCCGCAGCGAGCGTGGGATCGCGTTCGCACTCGGGAATAAAATGGATCGCGGCAAGATGAATCACGATTTCGGGACGAAAGCTCTGTATGAGAGCGGCGACGGAGTGCCAATCCCGAATGTCAACCTTTGCCAAAGAAATACTGGCAATATCGCTCTCGTCGAAGCGGTTGCCAAACTTCAGCGAATCGAGCACGCAAACGTCGTGACTATTCCGCAAATTCCGTACCAGCTGCCGCCCTACAAAACCGGCGCCGCCGGCGACCAAAATCCTCTGCTTCATGCGACCTTAGCTTCACTGAAACTGCGGGAGTGCGACGCAGAGCGATTGATGGGAGTCGACCCAACCATTTCCTCGAAGCTCTCCGCGATCAGAGCCCAAGAAAGCGTCTTTGCAGACAAATGGCCCGTCCTTGAAAAGTGATCCCAATGGGCCATCAAGTCACGCACCCCCTGCGCAAGACAATCGGGTGTCGGTTGCGTTACAAGTCCACAATTGTAGGAACGAACGATGTCTTTCGTCCCGTTCATTTCGTAATCGCATGTCACGACCGGCAACCCGCTCGCCATCGCCTCCGCCACGACGCGCGGGAATCCTTCTCTCAGGCTCGAAATCGCCAAAACTTCAGATCTCGACAGTAGATCGATCTTGTCGTTTTCGGAGATCAAACCAGGTAGAAAAATACTAGAAGCATGGCGCGAAGCCATCGCGCGAGTCCTCACCTCCTCTAGCACAGGCCCATCTCCCGCGAGGGTAAGCGCTCCAGCGTACCCTTGGTCTTTCAACAGCTCGAAGGCGTCGATCAACAATGGAATATTCTTATGAGCCGTCATTCTCCCGATAAAACAGATGCCCGAGCGCCGGATGCGTGGAAGTGATTGGTAGTGCTCGACATCAAGCCCGCTCGGAAGAGAACGAACAGAACCGGAGCAAAAGCGTGCAATCGAACGACCCACGCTATCACTAACTGCCACGTTTCGCGCCACGATCCGTGGAAGCAGAGCCTGGATCACTCTGTAAAACAAACCAGTACGGATCTCGCACCAATGTATTACAGCTTTAGCGCGCTGAGATTGGGGAAGCGCAACTGCGTGCAGAAGAGGCCACTGATTCAAGAAGAGCACATCGTAGCTCGTCTCTTTCGCGACTCGGCGCACATGCAACGCGTATCTAAAGATCGTCGGCCACGCTCGCTTCATCGCTTTGAAGCGCGGGATCTTGTAATGAGCATCCATCGGATATCGAAAAACGACGATTCCGTCCATACTCTCCGAAGAAGGTAGGCCGGACTCATGCCCAATGCAATGGACGTCGACGGTATGTCCATTCTTCACAAGTTGGCGCGCAAGCCCTTCGAAAAAAAGCTCCTGCCCGCCAACGCTGGGAGCAAACAATTCAACGAATATCCCAATGCGCACGCCAACCGCCTTTCAATACACGCTACCGAAAAAGAGCAACATTCCTACGCCAACAGGAACCGCTGCTTGACCACAAACAATGCGCGAAACAGTCAAACTTGTGATTGTTTTATAACACATAATGGTCATCAAGTGAACGACAAAAATGTGGGCAGTTTTCATTCCAGACTGAGCACTGCCGCCTACTTTTCCGCCCGCAGTTTTCGTGGCTCTCAAGTGATCAAAGGGATCGCATTGTCGGCCCTAAGTTCCAGCTGACGTATTCGCCCTCTCAGATTGGCCGAGATGAACGCGAACACAAAAGTAACGACCGAAGTTGGGTCGAAAAACCGAATCTCGGCCACGTTCAAAATTAAGAAGAAGATTAAGAACCATTCCGAGAAGATCTCGGCGCCCCCGACGTATGGACGGTGACCTTTTGACGACCTGAGCAACGGCCCCAGTACGGCGACAAGAGTTGTCAGAAATCCGACCAACCCGATGTCGAGAAGGCACTGCAAATATCCATTGTGGGCGCTCAGTTCAAACTGCAAGGTCCTGTCCCAAAAGAGAGACCCGGGTGAGTTTGGCCCCAACCAAAATACACCGTATCCGTATCCTAGGAATGGCTTCGCGGCCGCCATCTCTAGCGCAAATTCCCAGATATTGGTGCGTCCGGACAGAGTCACGTCTCGGCCAATGACAAGCGTAAAGACATCAGGCGCGGCGACAAGGAATAGAATTCCCCCCGTGCAGATCAACCCTGTGAGTACCACCAATTCGCGAGGCCGCAGTCCCAAGCGGAACCTGGCGTAAGCCCAGCCGGTCACAAAGCCGATTGCTATCAACGGTGTCGCGGAACTCGCAAGCAACAAGGACAGAACACAGAGCCCGGCTCCCCCAACCCACAACATTCTGCGTCGCACGCGCTTCTGCACGGCGAGAGAGAGGAACGCGAGATATCCTATGCCGGCAAATTGCCCGAGAATATTCTTATGATTGAATAATCCGCGCAAGTGAGCGTTGGTATCCAACGCCTTGTCGGGCGCAATCAGCAACCACAAAAACGAGCCAACCAGGGCTATCGTAACCGCAATCTGCGCAAGCTTGATCAAGCGAAACAGGCTAAGTCGGGTAGCAACATACGTGCCGACCGCAAATGTTCCAACCAATCCAAGCACCTTTCTCAGCGTTGCGCCGGGATCTGAGGACCAGAGTGCTGAGAACAAACAGATTAAGATGACAAGAGCGGCCGGCCACCCCAACTGTTGGAGGTGTTCCCGGCGCCGGGTGCGCACCAGCAGATAAACTGCGCCGAAGAAAAACGGGGCGAGTAGGGCCTGCCGTATGATGTCCCCCGACTTATCGATGTTCATGACATCGAGGTAGCCAGGTTCATAGTCGGCCTGAAGACCGGTGATGCCCGGAACGATGTCGGCAGCGATCAGGAGATAGCAAATCAGTGTCGACGCAAGCAGCACATCGCTACGGCGAGCATTCGCGATTGATGAGAATGGCCCTACCGCCTGCGCCTCAAGCATCAACGTCGAGTCCGCTATCCTGTCCGCCCGGCAATGCAAACTCTATCAGGAGCGCCTTCGCAAACTCTCTTGGGTCGTCGGTAATGGTTGCACTGGCGAGCAATTTGCGCGGCAATCCGCGCACTCCCACAGGTGTGCTGACAATCCTCTTTCTAAACGATAGCGCCTCTAACACCTTGATGCTCACGCCTGTACCGGCGCGAAGCGGAACGGCGGCAACACGAATTGCGCGGTAGAATTCCGAAACATCGTTCAGATGGTCCCAGACGGTAACGTTGTCGACTCCCTCAAGGAGCGGCTCGACCTTGCTCGATATCCCCCCCGCAACCAGCATCCGAAACCCCGGTGCCTCCTGACGAATGATCGGTAGGATCACGTCACGTAGGTACAGGACGGCATCAAGGTTCATCACATCGTTTGATCCGATAAAACCGGCATCAAACGTCGGAGCTAGTTCCCCTTGGCTTGGCCGAGCCGCAGCAACGTAAGAGAACGGCTTGTGCGAGAGCTTTGCCGTTGATCGGTTGGTCTTGGCGTAGCCGGCAAACTCATCCGCAGATTCGACGCGCACCACATGACAAGCGTCAAAGATTTTAGCCTCTGCCCGTCGCGAACGCTCGATATCGATTCGCTCTAGATGATGCCTTATCCAGGCGTTTGCATGATTGCGCAGGATCTGCCTCAGGTTCAATTCGCCGAACAATCGCTGATACGTCCCTCTGTAAGCGACTGCACGACGGACAAAATCATCGTGGGCGCTCATCACCACTAGCGGCTTGCGCCCACGAAACAATCGCGGCAAAACCTGTCCAAGCAACTGGACCGATTGCGGCTTGGCCAAATATACAACGTCAGCTTGCCACTCATTCAATCGATTGGCAATTTCCCGCGCATTTTCAGAGTTGTTGGTAAACAATAACGGATGAGACGAGAGGACATTCCCGGTCAGTGCTCGCTCAACTTCTCTCCAGACCTGGCCGAAGATACCAAGCAATGTTCCACCTCGATTCCACCCGGGCAGTAAAAGAAAATCCGAAAACAGCTGGCCGTAAGCGGCATTCACCGAATTCAATCTCGCCAATTGCGGGTCTCGAAAGAACGAAACGCAATGGACCTTCCAACCTCTCTTTTTGTAAGTCTCAGCTATCGTATAGTAAATCCAGCCGGAGGCATTCTTCGACGGCAATGGCAGAAAAAGTTCGTCGGTTACGAAAATGATCGAGCGCTTCGGCATGTACTAACCCTGTGACGGCAATTCATCGTGGATCTGATTTCTGGATTTTGACAGCGAACTGCGTGCCGTCGAGAACCAAGGCACGAAAGGACGATCGGAATGATCCGCAACGCATTTATCAAAAGAGCAGTGGCTGCGTTAACGCTGCTATTCTCCGGCACATTTGTTGCGGCTCTATTGAATTTCATTGCACAACTTACGCTAGCCCGGTCGCTAGAACTAGAGTCTCTTGGTGCCATTGCTGCCTTGTCCTCGATGATCAACTTTCTTGCACTTGTCGGCATGGGAGGAATGAACTGGTTTCTCCTACAGGTCGTGGGCATGGAGAAGGACGCAGCTTGTCGCTGGTACTTTCCTGCCTCAAAATTGGTCGCATTGCTCACGGGGCTTAGCATCGCCGGCCTTGCGGCCTACACTCTCACCATTGCAAGATTTCTTCCCTCAGAACGCATGCTGCTGCTCGCAGCTTCGGTTCCGATGCTGTTGGGCCAGTTGGCAGTCGAGCTCACATCCGTTCGCTATCAAATCGAGCGAAGCGCTCACCAGGTCGCGTTCTGGCAAGTCGTCACCCCCCTTGGACGCGCCACGGTCGCGCTTGTCCTTAAGACATTTGCCCTTTCTAGCCTGCGTTCCGTACTCGTCGGATTTGGGCTAATGGGGCTGATCGCGCTCTTCTGGAGCTTAGCCATAGTGCCAGTGCGTTCATGGAACCGTCTATTGAGCAGCTATCGGCATTCCCATCCTTCTGTACTGGATACACTTCGTTCTGCAGGTCCATTTCTACTCTTTGGCGCTCTGTATCTCTTGTTCTTCCAAGGACCAATCGTAATATTGGAGTACTTTCGCGGCGGCGCGGAGACCGCGCAGTACAATATCGCCTTTCTGATCGTCTCCGCGACTCTGATGTTCCCTTCCGTGTTCTACTCAAAGTTTATCGCTGAAAGGACATTTCATTGGGGTCACCATGACCGACCAAAACTTGCCGCCGCTTTCTACTTGTCCGCGGCTCTGATGGCCGCGGTCGGCTTGTCCGCAATGTTGGCTCTTATGGTCAGTGCCAATTCACTGATCCCTTGGTTGTTCGGATCGAGATATGCTCCATCGATCAATCTGCTGCTTGTCATGAGTGTTGCGATCCCGGTAAGATTTCTACAAAGCGCATACAGCTCATTGCTCGTGACCGGGCCGCAGACGATCCCGCGAGTAATATATCTCGGCCTTGCAGCGCTCGCCTCGATCGCAGCGTCGTGCAGTTTCATTCCGGCTTTCGGTGCGATGGGTGCCGCTTATGCGACCGTCGTGGGTGAGTTTGTACTATTCTTGCTGTCCTGGCGTGGGCTGGTAATCCACGCACCGGAAATCCAGCCCTTTGGATGGATGAGCCCACATTTTATTCGCCAATCGGTATCGACTCTCAGTGACAGCGACGAGCACCAAGAACCACAGCAACCCACCTACCCGGGGAAGAAGAGATAGAAGCGCACCGTCCGCAGAAAGTTCGCAGCTATGTAGGTCGGTGGGTTTCGGTAGGTCGAAATTAACTGCAACAAGCAAGCCACCCCCACCGCCGTCACGGCCGACAGGAAGCCACCCACAGCGAGGAACAACCAAACACTGCGTCCCGCAGTTTCAAAAGGAATCGACGCCGGTTGCGCAATTTTGATGGCCGAAAGATTGTTTTCCGTCATTGCCGCCGCAATTCGCTTCTCTCCGGCGCGGGAGGTAATCTCTGCAAGTTCTTGTTCAGCCGACGTAAGCTGCCGCTTGAGGCGGTTGGTTTCGGCCTCGAGCCCGGCAAGGTTCACAAGGTCTTTCGCGACATTGTCCAGTTCTGCTGTGTGCGCTGATTCGGCCGCGCGAAGACCAGCGATCGTCATCTTCAGGGTCAAAAACTGCTGCGTAGCTTCCTGATACAGCTTGACCAGGAGCAAAGGCGGATCATCACCGAACAAGTTCTTGCTGTATGGAAGAGGAACAGCTGCTTCCGGCGCGGGTTTAGCAGGATCGCGAGCCTGCGAGGCCCGCGCAGCGTTAGGCTTCAGCTGATTGATCTGATCCTCGACAACCCGCAATTCCTCCTGCTTTTGCGCCAACTCTGTCCGCACTGTCGCCAGCGACTTTGCGAGGTCACTCTGGCGAGTGAGTAAGAGCTTTTTCTGTTCGTCAACCGCATATGTGCGATTTGCCGTCATGAAGGCCCCGAGTACTCCGGCCGCCGTTGCGACCCTGCGCTGAAGCTGATCCATCTCACCACGAAGAAAATCGGCAGCCGCAGCTTGCGTATAGAGTGCTCTGTACTTGCTAAGATAACTCTCCGTGAGCGCGTTCACAAAAGAGGCAGCAATGCGCGGATCTCCATGGCGAAAAGAAACTCGGATCATGCTGGTGCGTGGTTCGAGCTGCACCTTTAATGCCTGGGCCGCCAATTTGTAGGCGCGATCCTCGTTGTTCATCCTCTTTTGAGGTACGCCCAGATAGGCCAGCAGCTCAGAAAACTCGCTGTCGGGCCTCTTCGGGTAAAGCTTGTCGTCGCGGACGCTCTGAATAGCCGATCTAAGGACGAGCTCGCTGTTCAGTAACTCAATTTGCGAATTCACGAAAACGGAGTCGGACCCCAGATTACTGTCGCTTTGCTTGCCGTTATCGATGAGGAGCGACGCCGTCGCCTCATATTTGGTATCAAGCAGGGCGTGCAGCGCAACTGCAGAAATAACACCGGAAAAGAAGACCGCAGCAGCGATCAGCCAATAGTGGCGAAGAGCGCGAAGGACAAATAGCTCTAGGCTGCCGGACTGATCGGCCTCCTTTTCAGGTGCGTGGTGATCCTCAACTTGTGGTCGAAGAATAACGCGATAGTCTTGCCGCTCGAGACTGGTCATAGCAACCTCTGTCCGCCAGTCTGTAGACTAAAGCCCGCAACCGGCCTGAACAACGTCGATTGATGTTCAACTTCCATTGTGGTGAACCGGCCTTCAGCGTAAGCCATCTTATTAACTAACCTACTGACTTTGCTCACAGAAACACAAAGATTTTAGCCTCAAAACCAACCTTTTAAACCACCGGTCGAACTTGCACTGGCTAGATTCTCGGGATTATGCCTATTTCCCAAGCTGTGCCGCCAAGCCGATCCGTATCGAGAGTCACAGCCATGTCTCAGTGGCAACTTTCGTCGGCCCGCCTTCTGGCTTGGCGATGAGCCC is part of the Bradyrhizobium commune genome and harbors:
- a CDS encoding glycosyltransferase family 4 protein; the encoded protein is MKNGHTVDVHCIGHESGLPSSESMDGIVVFRYPMDAHYKIPRFKAMKRAWPTIFRYALHVRRVAKETSYDVLFLNQWPLLHAVALPQSQRAKAVIHWCEIRTGLFYRVIQALLPRIVARNVAVSDSVGRSIARFCSGSVRSLPSGLDVEHYQSLPRIRRSGICFIGRMTAHKNIPLLIDAFELLKDQGYAGALTLAGDGPVLEEVRTRAMASRHASSIFLPGLISENDKIDLLSRSEVLAISSLREGFPRVVAEAMASGLPVVTCDYEMNGTKDIVRSYNCGLVTQPTPDCLAQGVRDLMAHWDHFSRTGHLSAKTLSWALIAESFEEMVGSTPINRSASHSRSFSEAKVA
- a CDS encoding Ig-like domain-containing protein, which codes for MTTAISNVTAIDASKFVQSIGVNTHLGNWTVYENVGLVESSLAYLGVSSVRDGSMFSTAHAQAAYSQLASDGIKFDFLTPQGTDPATFLKQLDAFVAAHPGQLIGIEGPNEVDIQTFTYNGSSSLSSAAAFQRALFAGVQADSALKDVPVYNLTLSQSNSANYSQVGNLSSSADYANIHAYVWSGTTPNQVIQNDIKIAQWDAAGLPVIFTETGYDTMTSDTMSGVDQTVQAKYTLDTLMDAFKSGVAQTFLYELFDEAADPKFTDKEAHFGLFNNDGSPKLVATAIHNLTTILNDPSASQPFTPGTLGYSLDNLPTSAQQLLLEKHNGTFDLVLWDEHVIWDPTKQKEIASPTSDVTVNLGKSYAVVYVYDPLVGSSPIATYTNVSQIHVSLTDHPLVIQIGTGNASGDPGADITPPAAPSIASFSSDTGVAGDGITKANQQTLQGTAEAGSKVLVFDGATQIGTATVDSKGNWSFTTGILTDGAHSFTGQAVDAAGNVSVVSSSVKVTIDTTAPKAPALISDTLTAGNKVVVSGTAEAGSTIKLYEGSTLLGTAVTASNGAWSVTTSALTHGAHAFTATATDVAGNVSGPSAALDPIVGTLIDGIGNASLTQASNRLWISSGGTDVLLKSNGTAYLMGPTSTWKPIAVEATSSGFDVAWKNIITGAYTVWTTDSNGNFTSNLLSNVSGTSASLQSIETLFQQDLNGDGVIGSHSATSSGISGAAVNAGTADTSGTTSGTTAGLLESAGTTSLTQSGNYLHLSSGSTEVVLKSGGAAYAMGPTSTWTAIGAEATSSGYDVAWKNIYTGAYTVWATDSNGNFTSNLLSNVSGTGDALKAIETVMHQDLNGDGVINTASSVLDISGKVVLDLTNMSQAVKIEAGATLELTGGVSGSITFASETGTLVLDHATQFTGKIYGLTGDGSSAHSDILDLRDISFGTGTQVSYAGNTSGGVLTVSDAQNHVAKLTLVGDYTHSTFNLSSDGKGGTLVIDPPADGFNFAVASSQPVPVSLSNALASHFQPAAALPTDTHFDHNVQLASEIPHPAVHDGFLLHV
- a CDS encoding glycosyltransferase family 4 protein, which codes for MRVVHIMADGNPGGGPAVVDTLCAGMASNGVEATVVTQTGSYFFEHARAKGWKAFGLDFSSRKSIIKISREILKLLEREAPDIVHAHGARSALPVSLVPRARRPAFAYTIHGFHYDRKGFASRQIFKLVERLCIGCADQIILVGKADEAFAHKEGLINDRQRWSQVYNGVELPPGGDVLRPAEFDVAFVGRLHPQKNPLALPAILSAMNRPDVKMLIVGGGELETALRDSIGRLGIVSQVTMTGTKSRIEALDLMSRARVFVLPSLWEGVPVSIVEAMKLKVPVVASRIAGNQEIVRHGQTGLLADPHSPEEFARQISLLLDSPELVKSLTERAASFASTTFSVESQIAAHFRIYEDAIRRHNSGRT
- a CDS encoding O-antigen ligase family protein — encoded protein: MLEAQAVGPFSSIANARRSDVLLASTLICYLLIAADIVPGITGLQADYEPGYLDVMNIDKSGDIIRQALLAPFFFGAVYLLVRTRRREHLQQLGWPAALVILICLFSALWSSDPGATLRKVLGLVGTFAVGTYVATRLSLFRLIKLAQIAVTIALVGSFLWLLIAPDKALDTNAHLRGLFNHKNILGQFAGIGYLAFLSLAVQKRVRRRMLWVGGAGLCVLSLLLASSATPLIAIGFVTGWAYARFRLGLRPRELVVLTGLICTGGILFLVAAPDVFTLVIGRDVTLSGRTNIWEFALEMAAAKPFLGYGYGVFWLGPNSPGSLFWDRTLQFELSAHNGYLQCLLDIGLVGFLTTLVAVLGPLLRSSKGHRPYVGGAEIFSEWFLIFFLILNVAEIRFFDPTSVVTFVFAFISANLRGRIRQLELRADNAIPLIT
- a CDS encoding NAD-dependent epimerase/dehydratase family protein, whose amino-acid sequence is MKQRILVAGGAGFVGRQLVRNLRNSHDVCVLDSLKFGNRFDESDIASISLAKVDIRDWHSVAALIQSFRPEIVIHLAAIHFIPECERDPTLAAEVNVLGTMNLLRACPEGARFVFASSGAVYQPDNSPHDELNSVVAPADVYGLTKLQAEQYVRYFVRQRGLCGAIVRLFNVIGPGETSPHILPEIVYQLKSGSTTIKLGNVWPQRDYIHVEDAAEGFERVALYGDIPAGETKLVNLGTGKQYSVSMLLDQLRLLTGLPIAVEHDVSRARSVDRPFLQANIARIQVEFGWSPRVEIAAALQDLWKNPDLAPGLVEQLRGRL